One stretch of bacterium DNA includes these proteins:
- a CDS encoding dihydrodipicolinate synthase family protein, with translation MPAEPWHGIFPYLVSPVDAEGRVRTDVLTGLVDHLVGCGVHGLSPLGSTGEFPYLTAGQRVEIVRTVVEGARGRVPVVPGVAAYSTHDAIEQIRLMREAGADGVILILQTYFPLAREGVMSFFETVADTAGCPICVYTNPRLLGFDLTPDQIIALSRLPNIRYVKDASGETGRLLTILNRTAGRIAVFSASAHVPLLVFRLGGVGWMAGPACLVPAACVRLYDLAQSGQWEDAERLQRRLWPVNEVFQRHGLAACVKAGLRLLGFDAGDPIPPQRPLADTAIDEIREALAGVGG, from the coding sequence ATGCCGGCGGAGCCCTGGCACGGCATTTTCCCGTACCTCGTGTCGCCGGTCGATGCGGAGGGGCGGGTGCGCACGGACGTCCTGACCGGGCTGGTCGACCATCTCGTCGGATGCGGCGTGCACGGGCTCAGCCCCCTCGGCAGCACCGGCGAATTTCCGTACCTGACGGCCGGGCAGCGCGTGGAAATCGTACGCACGGTGGTTGAAGGGGCCCGCGGCCGCGTGCCCGTTGTCCCGGGCGTCGCGGCCTACAGCACACACGATGCGATCGAGCAGATCCGCCTCATGCGGGAAGCGGGCGCCGACGGGGTGATCCTGATTCTGCAAACGTACTTTCCGCTGGCCCGCGAGGGCGTGATGTCGTTCTTCGAGACCGTGGCGGACACAGCCGGGTGCCCGATTTGCGTCTACACGAATCCGCGGCTGCTCGGATTCGACCTCACCCCCGACCAGATCATCGCGCTCTCGCGCCTCCCGAACATCCGCTACGTCAAGGACGCGTCCGGCGAGACCGGCCGGCTGCTCACGATCCTGAACCGGACCGCGGGACGGATCGCCGTCTTCAGCGCCTCCGCGCACGTGCCGCTGCTGGTGTTCCGCCTCGGCGGCGTCGGCTGGATGGCCGGCCCGGCGTGCCTTGTGCCGGCGGCGTGCGTGCGTCTTTATGACCTCGCCCAAAGCGGACAATGGGAAGACGCCGAGCGCCTGCAGCGGCGCCTGTGGCCTGTCAACGAGGTCTTCCAGCGGCACGGGCTCGCCGCGTGCGTTAAAGCGGGGCTGCGCCTCTTGGGATTCGACGCCGGCGACCCGATCCCACCGCAGCGCCCGCTCGCAGACACGGCGATCGACGAAATCCGCGAGGCCCTCGCGGGCGTGGGCGGCTGA
- a CDS encoding SRPBCC domain-containing protein, with amino-acid sequence MFATGLISFLVLTLAQIPTLSGIPDLSTHKEIKVAVEIKASADTVWHTLTNFPAYDIWNPYIYPASGEPIAGRQLDLTLRGRTVIHFQPTVLVAKPGEELIWGGKVPLGAVQREVTFEIVTLEPHRVRFTAMERFRGVLLPLAGGVTRDAAAGWQAMAKALRNRAELLDFSPPSNPVPHR; translated from the coding sequence ATGTTCGCAACCGGTCTGATCTCGTTCCTCGTGCTGACGCTCGCCCAGATTCCGACGCTGTCCGGAATCCCGGATCTCAGCACCCATAAGGAAATCAAAGTAGCGGTCGAGATCAAGGCGTCCGCCGACACTGTCTGGCACACCCTAACCAACTTTCCCGCGTACGACATCTGGAATCCCTACATCTACCCGGCTTCCGGCGAGCCGATCGCCGGACGGCAGCTCGATTTGACGCTCCGGGGCCGTACCGTCATTCATTTCCAGCCCACCGTGCTCGTCGCCAAACCCGGCGAGGAGCTCATCTGGGGCGGGAAGGTCCCCCTCGGGGCGGTCCAGCGCGAGGTAACGTTCGAGATCGTGACGCTGGAGCCCCATCGAGTCCGGTTCACCGCGATGGAGCGGTTTCGCGGTGTCCTCCTGCCCCTCGCCGGGGGTGTCACCCGCGATGCCGCCGCCGGATGGCAGGCCATGGCGAAGGCCTTGAGAAACCGCGCCGAACTGCTGGACTTCTCTCCGCCCTCGAACCCCGTCCCGCACCGCTAG
- a CDS encoding Rieske (2Fe-2S) protein: MREVLIGRVSEFPDSGRQIVAVDDAEIGVFCVNGRFTAFENVCPHLGGPVCQGKIIPRVQEMVGEDKTSLGLSFSKDQTNVACPWHGYEFDVETGRHQGNSHLRLRAVKIEVVGGDLVVTVPERTRERIARARPAGGRTSD, from the coding sequence ATGAGGGAAGTCTTGATCGGGCGGGTCTCGGAGTTTCCCGATTCGGGCCGGCAGATCGTCGCCGTCGATGACGCCGAGATCGGCGTGTTCTGTGTCAACGGCCGGTTCACGGCCTTCGAGAACGTGTGCCCGCATCTAGGAGGACCCGTCTGCCAGGGGAAGATCATCCCGCGCGTCCAGGAAATGGTCGGGGAGGATAAGACCAGCCTGGGCCTGTCCTTCTCGAAGGATCAGACGAACGTCGCCTGCCCGTGGCACGGCTACGAGTTCGACGTCGAGACCGGCCGCCACCAAGGCAACTCCCACTTGCGGCTGCGCGCGGTTAAGATCGAAGTCGTCGGCGGCGACCTCGTCGTGACGGTGCCGGAGCGCACGCGCGAACGGATCGCGCGCGCCCGCCCGGCCGGCGGGCGGACCTCGGACTAG
- a CDS encoding amidohydrolase family protein — MLRRPEEKVKELSEITIKSDTRDILSHATIQAEALEDYFLVDMDAHVTETQFWPEIINLIDNDVIKQMGQAMMMRPGPSTALLNQMPGLMFQNVYGRIPHQLTLAEPVDGAGCHHLTELMRRAMDAMGLDYQVVFPTPMLVLGMHPQDDIEVAVGRAYDRWLVERILPEDERIKGLLYLPFNTPKACLDIVRDFGSAPGVIGFTVCATRNKPVHHDSYMKLYAMIEETGKPLTFHSGYHWGDPSFAQLNRFISMHSISFVHYSLIHVANWVINGLPERFPGLKIVWVESGLAWIPFIMQRLDHEFMMRVCEAPALKRPPSEYIREMYFTSQPLEKTNMKLLQATFEAINAETQLLYASDWPHWDFDPPTAITTIPFLSEQAKRNILGLNAARVFNLEVKRTRPKARDVLAGRQEAAERPEVLRQTGDRV; from the coding sequence ATGCTCCGGCGGCCCGAAGAGAAGGTCAAAGAACTCAGCGAGATCACGATCAAGTCCGACACGCGCGACATCCTGTCGCACGCGACGATCCAGGCCGAGGCGCTCGAAGATTATTTCCTCGTCGACATGGACGCGCACGTCACGGAAACGCAGTTCTGGCCCGAAATCATTAACCTGATCGACAACGACGTGATCAAGCAGATGGGCCAGGCGATGATGATGCGGCCGGGGCCCTCGACGGCGCTACTCAACCAAATGCCCGGCCTGATGTTTCAGAACGTCTACGGGCGCATCCCCCACCAATTGACCCTGGCCGAACCCGTGGATGGCGCCGGGTGCCACCACCTCACGGAGCTGATGCGCCGCGCGATGGACGCGATGGGCCTCGACTACCAGGTCGTTTTTCCAACCCCGATGCTGGTACTGGGAATGCATCCCCAAGATGACATCGAGGTCGCGGTCGGCCGCGCCTACGACCGGTGGCTCGTCGAGCGCATCCTGCCGGAGGACGAGCGGATCAAGGGCCTGCTGTACCTGCCCTTCAATACGCCGAAGGCCTGTCTCGACATCGTCCGGGACTTCGGCAGCGCGCCCGGTGTCATCGGCTTCACCGTCTGCGCGACCCGGAACAAACCCGTCCACCACGACTCTTATATGAAGCTCTACGCGATGATCGAGGAGACCGGCAAGCCGCTGACCTTCCATTCCGGCTACCATTGGGGCGACCCGTCCTTCGCGCAGCTCAACCGGTTCATCTCGATGCACAGCATCTCGTTCGTGCACTACAGCCTGATCCACGTCGCGAACTGGGTGATCAACGGGCTGCCGGAGCGCTTCCCGGGGCTCAAGATCGTGTGGGTGGAAAGCGGCCTCGCCTGGATCCCGTTCATCATGCAGCGGCTCGACCACGAGTTCATGATGCGGGTCTGTGAGGCACCGGCGCTCAAGCGTCCGCCGAGCGAGTATATTCGGGAGATGTACTTCACCAGCCAGCCGCTCGAGAAGACCAACATGAAGCTGCTCCAGGCGACGTTCGAGGCGATCAACGCGGAGACGCAGCTCCTCTACGCGTCCGACTGGCCGCACTGGGACTTCGATCCGCCAACCGCGATCACGACGATCCCGTTCCTCAGCGAGCAGGCGAAGCGCAACATCCTCGGCCTCAACGCGGCCCGGGTGTTCAACCTCGAGGTCAAGCGGACCCGGCCGAAGGCGCGCGACGTGCTCGCCGGACGGCAGGAGGCCGCGGAGCGGCCGGAAGTCCTGCGGCAGACAGGGGACCGCGTCTGA
- a CDS encoding 4-oxalocrotonate tautomerase family protein, with protein MPFVRVTLFEGRSTEKKRRIAEAITEALITIGGTTREACQVVFEDVAKDDWVTGGAPEFSANAAKR; from the coding sequence ATGCCGTTTGTTCGAGTGACGTTGTTCGAAGGACGTTCGACCGAGAAGAAGCGCCGGATCGCCGAAGCCATCACCGAGGCGCTGATCACGATCGGCGGAACGACACGGGAAGCGTGTCAGGTGGTCTTCGAAGACGTGGCGAAGGACGATTGGGTGACCGGTGGGGCGCCCGAGTTTTCCGCAAACGCGGCCAAGCGGTAG